A region of the Litchfieldia alkalitelluris genome:
TATACGGTAGGTTCTGAGGATCATTACACAATTGCGGCTTTAATGGATGCAGCTGGAGTGGATCCTAGATCATTAAATTATGTGAGTTATGATGGAACGGCTCCACAGTATGCAGCAATCCTAGCTAATCAAGTAGATGGGATGACAGGTGATTACGCATCAGGAAAAGGTTACTTTGATGAAGGTACTTTAGTTCCTTTAGGAATGGTTGATGCAGAAAGAAATCCGTTTTTACCAGAAGTTCCAACTGTAAAAGAACAAGGAATCGACTTTGAAGTAACTGTTGATAGAGGTGTATTAGCACCAAAAGGAACACCAGCTGAAGTAGTAGAAATAATTAGTGAAGCATTTAAGAAGGCATTAGAAGAACCAGAGCTACAAGAAAAAATTAAGGAGCTTGGAAGTTTCCCAAATTATAAAGCTACTGAAGAATACAAAACACATCTTGAAGAGTTAGATGCAAAGATGGGTGAATTGGCGCCGAAAATGAAATTCTAATCAATAGGTCTATGGGGGGCGAAAAGAATGATTAATCGAATTTTTTCTATTGTAGTATTAGCGATTAGTGGATTGTTTTTCTTTCAAACTACTAAATTCTCAGAAAAATCAGGGGTGCAAACCTTCGCCCCCTCGTTTTTTCCAAGAATCATATTATTTTTAATCGTAATGTTATCTCTTTATTTATTAGTAAAAAGCTTCTTAAAAAAAGATGAGTCAGAGAAGGTTGTTGTAATGGTAAAAACCTATGTTAAAGA
Encoded here:
- a CDS encoding tripartite tricarboxylate transporter TctB family protein, yielding MINRIFSIVVLAISGLFFFQTTKFSEKSGVQTFAPSFFPRIILFLIVMLSLYLLVKSFLKKDESEKVVVMVKTYVKEHYQVLVMIGIFFLYILLIPMIGFLISSIFFLFITFTLLRPKKVKSLFANAIVAIALSISIQYVFQQMLNIYLP